The DNA sequence GTTGTGAATCGGCGCCGACGAGATCGGCGCGACTTTCACCGGCGTTCCGTACGTCGACGCATGCACCATCAACCCGTCGCCGATGTAAATCCCCGCGTGAGACACGTCAGCATAGAAGGTCACGATGTCGCCGGGCTGAACGTCTGAAAGCGCCACCGGCTGCCCGCCCTGCGCAAGCGCCTGACTCGACCGAGGCAACGACTTGCCGTTCTGCAGAAACGCCCACTTAATCAGCCCAGAGCAGTCGAACGCATCCGGACCGGTGGCTCCCCACGAATAAGGCGACCCCACCCGTGTCAGCGCCGCCTGGACCACCGCAACACCGTTCCCCGAGGATCCACCGCCCGCCGGGCCCGGCATAGCAACGATGCTCGGATCGCTCACCGGCGGAGTCGACGGCAAAGGAGGCGGCGCGGGGCCAGGGTCAGCCAAAATCGCTCGCTGATCAGGCGTCAAAGCGTCGTAGCGGGCCTGCACAGCAGCAATCTGCTCCGCCATCCGACGCTGTTTGGCCTCCAGGTCGGTCCGCACTGCCGCCGCCTCATCGGCCGCACTCCGCGCTTGGGCTGCCGACTTCGCAGACCGCTCCGCAGTTGCCGCGGCCCGCGCACTGGCCGACCGGAACGCAGCCATCTGCACAGCCAGCTCCGACGCAACCGTCTTCTGGACTGCCAGCTGATCGATCAAATTCTGAGGAGACGTCGCCGTCAACGCCGCCGCCAAGGTATCCGTGCGCCCACCCATGTAGGCAGCCGCGGCCAACCTATCGACTGCAGCCTGATACCTCACCAGATCGGCCGCCGCTGCATCCGCGGCCATGCGATCCGAAACCGCCCCCTTCTCCGCAACCTGCTGCGCTGCGAGCTTCTCGTCAAGGTCGATCTGCGCCGTGTGAATCTGCTCGGTGGTCTGCTCCGCCAGACGCGACAATTCAGTCAGTTCGGCAAGGGCATCAGCCGCCGGATCAGCGCGGACACCGGTTGCCAAAAGCGCAGCAACAACGCCGAAAGCCACCAAAATGCAGACGAGCCGCCTGCCCAACGCGCGCGGCAGGACCGCCAGCACAGATGAAGTCACAAGAGCGAAAACCTTCGGCTAAGTAGCAAGTACGTACTAGATACGTAGGTCACGGTTAGGT is a window from the Mycolicibacterium poriferae genome containing:
- the ripC gene encoding peptidoglycan hydrolase RipC; translation: MTSSVLAVLPRALGRRLVCILVAFGVVAALLATGVRADPAADALAELTELSRLAEQTTEQIHTAQIDLDEKLAAQQVAEKGAVSDRMAADAAAADLVRYQAAVDRLAAAAYMGGRTDTLAAALTATSPQNLIDQLAVQKTVASELAVQMAAFRSASARAAATAERSAKSAAQARSAADEAAAVRTDLEAKQRRMAEQIAAVQARYDALTPDQRAILADPGPAPPPLPSTPPVSDPSIVAMPGPAGGGSSGNGVAVVQAALTRVGSPYSWGATGPDAFDCSGLIKWAFLQNGKSLPRSSQALAQGGQPVALSDVQPGDIVTFYADVSHAGIYIGDGLMVHASTYGTPVKVAPISSAPIHNVRRY